GGAATTGGAGGGCGATGAGCGTCGCTTTCAGGGGGCGGAGCAGCGCCATCGCTCCGGCGACGGTGAGCGGCGTCCACAGGACGGCATGGAGCCAGAGCGGCGGCCGGAAATGCACTTCGGCCAGCAGCGCCAGCGCGACCATGACGGCGCCCAGCAACAGGATGGCGAAGACCGCCGGTCCGTCGCCCTCCTCATGGGCCCGCAGGTCCTGCCCGCAGACCGCGCATTCGGGAACGACGGTAAGGAAACCGCGGAACAGGGCGCCCCTTCCGCAGGCCGGGCACCGGCAACGGATGCCGGCGCCGAAGGGAGAAACGCTCATCTGCACCCGGCCGCCGCTCGCGCCCGGCGCCGTCGGTCAATGGAGGGCGACCGGCGCGCCCGCGCTGCCGACGACATAGACGAAGCAGAACAGGAACAGCCAGACGACGTCGACGAAATGCCAGTACCAGGCCGCGGCTTCGAAGCCGAAATGGTGATCGGGCTTGAAATGCCCCTTGACCGCCCGGAACAGGCAGACCGCCAGGAAGGCCGTCCCGACGATGACGTGGAAGCCGTGAAAGCCCGTCGCCATGAAGAAGGCCGACGAATAGATGCCGCCGTTGGCGATCCGGGCGCCTTCCTCCGTCACCTTCTGGCCGCCTTCGATCAGCATGGAGAAGCTGAACGGCGCCTGGGAATATTCGATCGCCTGCAGGGCGGTGAAGCACAGGCCGAGGAAGACGGTGGCGGTCAGCCCCTGGATCAGCCCCTTGCGGTTGCCCTCCTTCAGCGCGTGGTGCGCCCAGGTCACCGTGCAGCCGGAGAGCAGCAGGACCATGGTATTGAGCAGGGGCAGGTCCCAAGCGTCGAACACGCTGATATGCGAGGGCGGCCACTGGCCGCCGTTGGCCAGTTCGCGCGCATACATTTTCGCGGCCTCGCCGACCTGCACGCCGCCGTCGCCGAAGATGGCGCTGTCGA
This genomic interval from Rhodospirillaceae bacterium contains the following:
- a CDS encoding DUF983 domain-containing protein — encoded protein: MSVSPFGAGIRCRCPACGRGALFRGFLTVVPECAVCGQDLRAHEEGDGPAVFAILLLGAVMVALALLAEVHFRPPLWLHAVLWTPLTVAGAMALLRPLKATLIALQFRNRPEDYDAAE
- a CDS encoding cytochrome c oxidase subunit 3, whose protein sequence is MAEAHKHPYHLVDPSPWPFVGGVSALALFGGAVLWIHGVTGPYISIAGFLGLLFTMYVWWRDVIREAEHDGYHNKVVQLGLRYGMVLFIASEVMFFAAFFWAFFDSAIFGDGGVQVGEAAKMYARELANGGQWPPSHISVFDAWDLPLLNTMVLLLSGCTVTWAHHALKEGNRKGLIQGLTATVFLGLCFTALQAIEYSQAPFSFSMLIEGGQKVTEEGARIANGGIYSSAFFMATGFHGFHVIVGTAFLAVCLFRAVKGHFKPDHHFGFEAAAWYWHFVDVVWLFLFCFVYVVGSAGAPVALH